A stretch of DNA from Streptomyces diastaticus subsp. diastaticus:
CGAGCAGGCCCGGGGCATCTTCCCGCAGGTGGAGCTGAACTGCTTGCTCCAGCGGGAGAACGAGCATGAGATCGGCTCCATCCTGGAGTTCTCGCTGAACCGGCGCCTGCCCGTGCAGTTCATCGAACTGGTCAGCACCGACTTCAACGAATCCCGCGCCTCCTCGGCCGTCTCTGCGGACGCGCTGATCGCCCATCTGCGGACGCTCACGGCCGACGAACGCACCGAGGTCACCGGGGTCGGCCAGGGGCGGCGGGTGTTCCGCGTCGACGGAGTCGAGATCGACGTCATTCACCGCAACCTCGGCCGCCACCACGTCGGGCAGTGCGGAGCCTGCCCGAAGCGCACGCACTGCGTCGAGGGATTCTGGGCCCTGCGCCTGGACCACACCGGCAGCCTCCAGCCGTGCCTGCTCCGCGACGACCTACGCCTTGACGTCACCTCGCTCGTGAACCACCCCGGGCACCTTGCCGAGACCACCGCGAGCCACGTCAGCGCCTTCACCGAGGGGTCCCTGTGAACAGTATCGGCACGCCCTACCTGCCGACCCAGAACGACGGAAACGGCCCCTTCATCGTCCTGGAAGGCGTTTCGGGCATCGGTAAAACAACGCTCGCGGCCGTCCTGCGCGACCGCCTGAGCGCCACCACCCTCCACACTCTGCCCGCGCCCCACAACGGCTGGTCCGTCACAGTCAACGCGGTCCTGCGTCCCCTGCCTCAGTTCGCCTTCTACCTCTCCGGGCTGCTCCACGCCTCGGACCTGATCCGGCAGGCCCGCACCCTGGGCCCGGTCGTAGCCGACCGGTACGTCTCCTCCGTGACAGCGTGCCACGCCGCAGTGCACCAAGTGCCGATTGAGGCGGTCGTCGAGCGACTCCTCCCCTTCCGCGAGTACCTGGTCAATCCAACCCGTACCTTCTACCTCACCTGCACCGAGCAGAGGCTGCGCGAGCGCCTGACCACCAAGCAGGACATCAAAGCGGACGATCACGAACTCCTCTCCGTCCCCGGCCGGCTGACCAGCTTGCTGGCGAACTTCGAGCGCGTCGCGGCCCAGGACACAAGTGCGGTGTGCCTCGACACCAGCGAGGCGACCCCCGAAGACCTGGTCGACATCATCCTCAGCCACCTGGAGCACCCGCGTGCTTAACCCGATCGACACCGCATCGGTGATCCGCGAAGGCGGCGCCGTCGGCATCCACCGTTCCGACCTGCACGAAGGCGTCGCCTGGTGGCTGGGCTCATGCCTGGTCGTGACTCACCAGGTGCGCCGTCTGCTCGTCGCCCACAGCGGCAGCCCTCTGATCGCCGCCTACGCCGACCGCCTGTGCAGAGGAGCCGTCAACGCCCGGCACTACGCCTGCGAGGTCACCACTATGGGCGCCCGAACCGAGGAGGAGTTCCTCTCCGCGCTGCAAGAGGCGCCGGTGGCCGGGGCGTGGCTGTCCGACTCCGACGGGCACGTACGCATCCGGCTCCACGGCCCCGGCGGTGAAGCCCTCCAGGAGGCCGGCCTCGCGACCATCCGCGACATGATCAGCGGTGACCTGGTGCCCATCCCGGTCAACGACCGCGCGAGGGGCACGATCA
This window harbors:
- a CDS encoding radical SAM protein, whose translation is MAVPLDHSSAVDYTALRNFAALRGQLRVSLTPRCNIACWFCHNEGDIPPPVTRANRSLQPRMKQFSAENYLTSIEALAGAGLKRVYFTGGEPLTSPLARPVLENLPDLGADGSYTLITNGTRVRYHRSWLAGTRLDKVKVSLHYFSDESIRAIANTRISIDAVLDGIEQARGIFPQVELNCLLQRENEHEIGSILEFSLNRRLPVQFIELVSTDFNESRASSAVSADALIAHLRTLTADERTEVTGVGQGRRVFRVDGVEIDVIHRNLGRHHVGQCGACPKRTHCVEGFWALRLDHTGSLQPCLLRDDLRLDVTSLVNHPGHLAETTASHVSAFTEGSL
- a CDS encoding thymidylate kinase gives rise to the protein MNSIGTPYLPTQNDGNGPFIVLEGVSGIGKTTLAAVLRDRLSATTLHTLPAPHNGWSVTVNAVLRPLPQFAFYLSGLLHASDLIRQARTLGPVVADRYVSSVTACHAAVHQVPIEAVVERLLPFREYLVNPTRTFYLTCTEQRLRERLTTKQDIKADDHELLSVPGRLTSLLANFERVAAQDTSAVCLDTSEATPEDLVDIILSHLEHPRA